In a single window of the Pirellulales bacterium genome:
- a CDS encoding PQQ-binding-like beta-propeller repeat protein, translated as MHARHCLLAILGIVLLGNSLRAADWAQWRGPDRNGISAEKGLLQEWPADGPKLLWQASDIGNGYSTPAVVGEWLYLISNKGTDDEYVQALSVADGKELWRTRIGNVGANKGPQYPGSRSTPTVDGKLIFALGSDGDLTCLDTADGKVRWQKNLRTDFGGQPGNWAYAESPLVDSGVVVCTPGGADATIVALDRQTGNGIWKTALPEGDQAAYASAIVVNAAGVKQYVQFLQKGLVGVDAATGKFLWRYTKTAEGSPANIPTPIAVGDLIYSSAGRSGGGLVKIKNEGADVVAEQVYFEQKLPTSIGGAVELDGFLYGTTGQGLVCADFATGEGRWQERGVGPGSVCYADGRLYVHNEKDDVVVLVEPSAEAYREKGRFTLPNQPEHGRALAWAYPVVANGRLYLRDLDCLWCYDVKAP; from the coding sequence ATGCACGCGCGTCATTGCTTGCTTGCCATTCTTGGCATTGTCCTGCTTGGTAATTCGTTGCGGGCCGCGGATTGGGCGCAATGGCGTGGGCCTGATCGCAACGGCATTTCGGCCGAAAAGGGTTTGCTGCAAGAGTGGCCGGCCGACGGGCCGAAGCTGCTGTGGCAAGCGAGCGATATCGGCAATGGTTACTCGACCCCCGCCGTCGTCGGCGAGTGGCTCTACTTAATCAGCAACAAAGGCACGGACGACGAATACGTTCAGGCTCTGAGCGTCGCCGACGGCAAGGAACTGTGGCGCACACGCATTGGCAATGTCGGCGCAAACAAGGGACCGCAATATCCGGGTTCGCGTTCGACGCCCACCGTCGACGGCAAGTTGATTTTCGCGCTCGGCTCGGACGGTGATCTAACGTGCCTCGACACGGCTGACGGAAAAGTCCGTTGGCAGAAGAATCTGCGCACCGATTTTGGCGGTCAGCCCGGCAACTGGGCGTATGCTGAATCTCCGCTGGTCGACAGCGGTGTCGTCGTTTGCACGCCCGGCGGCGCGGACGCAACGATCGTCGCGCTCGACAGGCAAACCGGCAACGGCATTTGGAAGACCGCTTTGCCCGAGGGGGACCAGGCGGCCTATGCATCGGCGATCGTGGTGAACGCCGCCGGCGTGAAGCAGTACGTGCAGTTTTTGCAGAAGGGTTTGGTCGGCGTCGACGCGGCGACGGGCAAGTTCCTGTGGCGCTATACGAAGACGGCCGAAGGAAGCCCGGCGAATATTCCCACGCCGATCGCGGTGGGAGATTTGATCTACAGCTCGGCCGGGCGCAGCGGTGGCGGGCTGGTGAAAATCAAGAACGAGGGGGCCGACGTCGTTGCCGAGCAGGTTTATTTCGAGCAGAAGCTGCCGACCAGCATCGGCGGCGCCGTCGAGCTGGACGGATTTCTCTACGGCACCACTGGGCAGGGGTTGGTCTGCGCCGATTTCGCAACGGGCGAAGGGCGCTGGCAAGAACGCGGCGTCGGCCCGGGGTCGGTTTGCTACGCCGACGGCCGGCTGTACGTACACAATGAGAAGGACGACGTCGTGGTGCTGGTCGAGCCCTCGGCCGAAGCCTATCGAGAAAAAGGGCGTTTCACGCTTCCCAATCAGCCCGAGCATGGCCGGGCCCTGGCCTGGGCTTATCCGGTCGTGGCCAACGGCCGGTTGTACCTGCGAGATTTGGATTGCCTGTGGTGCTATGATGTGAAGGCGCCGTGA
- a CDS encoding Dabb family protein has protein sequence MRLTLALVAVLLVGGIAMTFAQKPAVQAAEKPAQVLRHIVLYKFKDDAKSADVQEVIDTFAALPTKIDGIVAFEHGKNVSPEGKSDGLTHVFVVSFKDEKARDAYLVHPAHQAYVNVVKDRREKVVVFDYWAAP, from the coding sequence ATGCGTTTAACGCTTGCGCTCGTTGCCGTATTGCTCGTCGGGGGAATTGCCATGACGTTTGCGCAGAAACCGGCGGTACAGGCTGCCGAGAAGCCGGCGCAGGTTTTGCGCCATATCGTGCTTTACAAGTTCAAGGACGACGCAAAGTCGGCCGACGTGCAGGAAGTGATTGACACGTTCGCGGCGCTACCGACGAAGATCGACGGCATTGTCGCCTTCGAGCATGGCAAGAACGTCAGCCCCGAAGGAAAATCCGACGGCCTGACGCACGTCTTCGTGGTCAGCTTCAAGGACGAAAAGGCCCGCGACGCGTATCTGGTGCATCCGGCGCATCAGGCCTACGTTAACGTGGTTAAGGACCGGCGCGAGAAGGTTGTGGTTTTCGATTATTGGGCCGCACCGTGA
- a CDS encoding amidohydrolase family protein encodes MNRLGKPALWTAILAAHFVAVLPAAAADAPPVVYIKAGRLFDGTGDKYQRDVVITVEGDRIKAVEPQATASIPQGATVLDLSANTVLPGLIDCHTHLGGRADRFDEVYKFKDTPNHSAFAAVKNARTTLEAGFTTVRDVGSRPFLAVDLRDAINEGFIVGPRVVASGPGISMTGGHGDLNRYAPQVHVSMFPAERDFKIADGPDQVRQVTRAQIKHGVDVIKVHASGGVMSRGDAPGAPQFTVQELQAAVEEAHAAGRKIAAHAHGAQGIKNAVVAGVDSIEHGSLIDDEGIQLMLKHGTWLVADIYNDDYLLGKAVEFKLSQESIDKEKALGQKQRDNFARCVKAGVKVAFGTDAGVYPHGDNGKQFFYMVKYGLTPAQAIRAATSDAAELIGRPKDIGRVASGFYADLIAVDGDPLTEMRTLEKIGFVMKGGAVIKDELSAGSRKTPPAPAAGS; translated from the coding sequence GTGAATCGCTTAGGAAAGCCCGCCCTCTGGACGGCGATTTTGGCCGCCCACTTCGTCGCCGTTCTGCCAGCAGCAGCCGCGGACGCGCCGCCAGTGGTGTACATCAAGGCCGGCCGGCTGTTCGACGGGACCGGCGACAAATACCAGCGCGACGTCGTCATCACGGTCGAGGGGGATCGCATCAAGGCCGTCGAGCCGCAGGCGACGGCCTCGATTCCTCAGGGGGCGACCGTCCTCGACCTGAGCGCTAATACGGTTCTGCCTGGCTTGATCGACTGCCACACGCACCTGGGGGGGCGGGCCGACCGGTTCGACGAGGTTTACAAGTTCAAGGACACTCCGAACCATAGCGCCTTTGCCGCGGTGAAAAACGCCCGCACGACGCTCGAGGCGGGATTCACGACCGTGCGGGATGTCGGTTCGCGCCCTTTTCTGGCTGTGGACCTACGAGACGCCATTAACGAAGGATTTATCGTCGGCCCCCGCGTCGTGGCCAGCGGGCCTGGCATTTCGATGACCGGCGGGCACGGCGATTTGAACCGCTATGCTCCGCAGGTACATGTGTCGATGTTCCCCGCGGAACGTGATTTCAAGATCGCTGATGGCCCGGACCAGGTCAGGCAAGTTACTCGCGCACAGATCAAACATGGCGTCGACGTGATCAAGGTCCACGCGTCGGGCGGAGTTATGTCGCGCGGCGACGCGCCGGGCGCCCCGCAATTTACCGTGCAAGAGCTGCAGGCTGCGGTGGAAGAAGCGCATGCCGCCGGGCGCAAAATCGCGGCGCACGCCCACGGCGCGCAGGGAATCAAAAACGCTGTGGTGGCCGGCGTCGATTCGATCGAGCATGGCAGCCTGATCGATGACGAAGGAATTCAATTGATGCTGAAGCACGGTACCTGGCTGGTGGCGGATATCTACAACGACGATTACCTGCTGGGCAAAGCGGTCGAATTCAAGCTGTCGCAGGAGTCGATCGACAAGGAGAAGGCGCTTGGTCAGAAGCAGCGCGATAATTTCGCCCGCTGCGTCAAGGCGGGGGTGAAAGTGGCTTTCGGCACCGACGCCGGGGTGTACCCGCACGGCGATAACGGCAAGCAATTCTTTTACATGGTCAAGTACGGGCTGACGCCGGCGCAGGCGATTCGCGCGGCGACTTCGGACGCGGCAGAATTGATCGGCCGCCCGAAGGACATCGGACGAGTGGCGTCCGGTTTTTATGCCGACTTGATCGCCGTCGACGGAGATCCGCTGACCGAGATGCGCACGCTGGAAAAGATTGGCTTTGTGATGAAGGGGGGCGCGGTGATCAAGGATGAGCTGAGCGCCGGTTCGCGCAAAACGCCGCCAGCGCCGGCCGCTGGATCTTAA
- a CDS encoding alkaline phosphatase family protein, with product MREQSANEQPPVKLTRRRLLEGAAGMTAAALAASLMPPNVRRVLADPPKIGSLRDVKHVVLVMQENRSFDHYFGTMAGVRGFADPKALLLPNGQSVFYQPDKESPGGYLAPFRLDTRNTSAQRIPSTSHAWSVQHESWNGGLMDNWLPAHRKADGVDGPFVMGYHTREDIPFQFALAEAFTVCDEYYCSVFGPTWPNRMYWMTGTIDAEGKHGGPLIDNSLPKSGKGFFNWKTYAERLEEAGISWKVYQQKDNYGCNMLETFQAFQDAPEGSSLRNRGMTIGPADQFEEDAKNDRLPAVSWIIPTSYESEHPDYTPAEGAAFVARQINAIAANPELWAKTVFILNYDENDGLFDHVAPPVPPAGTASEFVKDLPIGAGFRVPCVIVSPWTAGGWVCSEVFDHTSPLRFLEVFTGVREPNISDWRRKTFGDMTSAFRFDATPGKPPALPNASAALEAVRMTIDKLPKPTPLAEKTLPTQESGTRKRVPKTG from the coding sequence ATGCGTGAGCAATCAGCCAACGAACAGCCACCTGTGAAACTGACGCGCCGTCGACTATTGGAAGGGGCCGCCGGCATGACCGCCGCGGCACTCGCCGCGTCGCTAATGCCCCCCAACGTGCGCCGCGTGCTGGCCGATCCGCCGAAGATTGGTTCGCTGCGCGACGTGAAGCACGTGGTGCTGGTGATGCAGGAGAACCGATCGTTCGATCATTACTTCGGCACGATGGCCGGTGTGCGCGGCTTTGCCGATCCCAAGGCGTTGCTCTTGCCTAATGGTCAGTCGGTCTTCTATCAGCCTGACAAGGAAAGCCCGGGCGGATACCTGGCACCGTTCCGCCTCGACACGCGCAACACCAGTGCGCAGCGCATTCCTTCGACGAGCCACGCCTGGTCTGTTCAGCACGAATCGTGGAACGGTGGGCTGATGGACAATTGGCTCCCCGCGCATCGCAAAGCCGACGGCGTCGACGGTCCCTTCGTGATGGGTTATCACACGCGCGAAGATATTCCGTTTCAATTTGCACTGGCCGAGGCGTTCACGGTTTGCGACGAGTACTACTGCTCGGTCTTCGGCCCCACTTGGCCCAACCGTATGTACTGGATGACCGGCACGATTGACGCCGAGGGAAAGCACGGCGGACCCCTGATCGATAATTCGCTTCCCAAGTCAGGCAAGGGATTCTTCAACTGGAAGACCTATGCCGAGCGTTTGGAAGAAGCCGGCATCAGTTGGAAGGTCTATCAGCAGAAGGACAATTACGGCTGCAATATGCTCGAGACGTTCCAGGCCTTCCAGGATGCGCCTGAGGGATCTTCTCTGCGCAATCGTGGCATGACGATCGGCCCGGCGGATCAATTCGAAGAGGATGCGAAGAACGATCGGCTGCCTGCTGTGTCGTGGATCATCCCCACCAGTTACGAGTCCGAGCATCCCGATTACACGCCGGCCGAGGGGGCGGCTTTCGTCGCGCGGCAGATCAATGCCATCGCGGCCAACCCCGAACTGTGGGCCAAGACCGTCTTCATTCTCAACTATGACGAGAATGACGGGCTTTTCGATCACGTGGCGCCCCCGGTGCCACCAGCAGGCACGGCGAGCGAGTTCGTAAAGGATCTACCGATCGGCGCCGGGTTCCGTGTGCCGTGTGTCATCGTCTCGCCCTGGACCGCCGGCGGCTGGGTTTGCAGCGAGGTTTTCGACCACACTTCGCCGCTACGATTCCTCGAAGTCTTCACGGGCGTTCGCGAACCGAACATTAGCGATTGGCGGCGCAAGACGTTCGGCGACATGACCTCGGCGTTTCGTTTCGATGCCACGCCCGGCAAGCCGCCCGCACTCCCCAATGCTAGCGCGGCCTTGGAAGCTGTGCGCATGACGATCGATAAGCTGCCAAAGCCGACGCCGCTGGCCGAGAAAACGCTGCCGACTCAGGAGTCAGGCACGCGCAAGCGTGTCCCCAAGACCGGTTGA
- the odhB gene encoding 2-oxoglutarate dehydrogenase complex dihydrolipoyllysine-residue succinyltransferase, with protein MALELKVPSVGESITEVQIGAWLKRVGDPVRKDESLVEIESDKATAELPAPSDGVLTQIVKNRGEMAQVGEVIAYMEEKGAAGGSASPPAKETAPATASVTQRAATSPSAAPAKASTVEAKAPAPVAPAPAAALKPAPAPAAPTQAQPAPESASTPPARLPAATSPAAAVPRPAPSVPATRKNHPSTRPKRVDGEITVEAASAPIGEDEELVPMSLLRQRIAERLVEAQQTQALLTTFNEIDMSAVMALRTENRELFQETYGAKLGFMSFFVKAVVHALKQVPVVNAEIRGTDVIYRNHYDIGIAVGGGKGLVVPVLRNAERLSFAEIERAVTDFGQRAQKNQLKVDELQGGTFTISNGGVYGSLLSTPIVNPPQSGILGLHAIQDRPVARAGQVVIRPMMYVALTYDHRLVDGRDAVTFLKLIKESIEEPARMLLEI; from the coding sequence ATGGCTTTGGAATTAAAAGTGCCATCGGTCGGCGAGTCGATCACCGAGGTGCAAATCGGCGCGTGGCTGAAGCGCGTGGGTGATCCGGTGCGCAAAGATGAATCGCTCGTCGAGATCGAAAGCGACAAGGCCACGGCCGAACTCCCCGCACCGAGCGACGGCGTGTTGACGCAAATCGTCAAGAATCGCGGTGAGATGGCACAGGTCGGCGAAGTGATCGCCTACATGGAAGAGAAGGGCGCGGCCGGCGGTTCCGCTTCCCCACCCGCGAAGGAAACCGCACCGGCCACGGCAAGCGTCACCCAGCGCGCGGCGACTTCTCCGTCCGCGGCTCCCGCAAAAGCATCGACGGTCGAAGCAAAAGCTCCTGCGCCGGTTGCTCCAGCGCCCGCTGCGGCGCTCAAGCCAGCGCCCGCACCCGCTGCGCCCACGCAAGCGCAACCAGCGCCCGAATCGGCATCGACGCCCCCGGCTCGCCTTCCGGCAGCTACATCGCCAGCAGCAGCGGTGCCGCGACCGGCTCCGTCAGTTCCTGCCACTCGTAAGAATCATCCCTCGACGCGTCCCAAGCGCGTCGACGGCGAAATCACGGTCGAAGCCGCGAGTGCGCCGATTGGCGAGGACGAAGAGCTGGTGCCAATGAGCTTGCTGCGGCAGCGCATCGCCGAGCGATTGGTCGAAGCTCAGCAGACGCAAGCGCTACTGACCACGTTCAACGAGATCGATATGTCGGCCGTGATGGCACTGCGGACCGAAAATCGCGAGTTGTTTCAAGAGACGTACGGCGCGAAGCTCGGCTTCATGTCGTTCTTCGTCAAGGCCGTGGTCCATGCACTGAAGCAGGTGCCGGTCGTGAACGCCGAGATTCGCGGCACCGACGTCATTTACCGAAATCATTACGACATTGGTATCGCCGTTGGCGGTGGCAAGGGACTGGTCGTGCCCGTGCTGCGGAACGCCGAGCGGCTGAGCTTTGCCGAGATCGAGCGCGCCGTGACCGATTTCGGCCAGCGCGCCCAGAAGAACCAATTGAAGGTCGACGAGCTGCAAGGGGGCACGTTCACCATTTCCAATGGTGGCGTTTACGGGTCGCTCTTGTCGACGCCGATCGTCAACCCGCCTCAGAGCGGCATCCTGGGTTTGCACGCGATTCAGGATCGCCCCGTGGCCCGGGCGGGCCAGGTCGTAATCCGGCCAATGATGTACGTTGCCCTGACCTACGATCACCGCCTGGTCGACGGCCGCGACGCCGTGACCTTCCTGAAGCTGATCAAGGAATCGATCGAAGAACCGGCCCGAATGCTGCTCGAAATCTAG
- a CDS encoding DUF1501 domain-containing protein: protein MNNESRQAHERLLTRRHFFGRTATGIGTAALASLLNPELFAATTAASSPGLATHGALSPLHFAPKAKRVIFLFMSGGPSSIDLLNYRPKLRDYHGQELPDSVRQGQRITGMTSGQKSFPCVAPMFKFAQHGKAGTWISELLPHTAQIVDHIAVINSLNTEAINHDPATTYIQTGAQQPGRPSLGSWLSYGLGSENQNLPGFVVMISQGSGNKTDQPLFSRLWGSGFIPSLHQGVRFRSGDDPVLYLSNPPGVDAATRRRMLDGVGELNKMAAQSFGDPEINTRIAQYEMAFRMQSSVPELTDFSDEPRHIVDMYGVDETGTDGGFARNCLLARRMVERGVRFVQLMHRGWDQHSSLPKQIRGQCKDVDQASAALVKDLHARGLLDDTLVIWGGEFGRTVYSQGALTKDDYGRDHHGRCFSLWMAGGGIKGGVTLGETDDHCYNITRDPVHIHDFNATVLHCLGIDHTRLTYRFQGRDFRLTDVHGNVVNALLA from the coding sequence ATGAACAACGAATCTCGTCAAGCACACGAACGCTTACTGACTCGGCGACATTTTTTCGGACGCACGGCCACGGGGATCGGCACGGCGGCACTCGCGTCGCTATTGAATCCCGAGCTATTTGCCGCCACGACGGCGGCCAGCTCGCCCGGCCTGGCGACGCATGGCGCGCTTTCGCCATTGCATTTCGCGCCGAAGGCGAAGCGGGTGATTTTCCTGTTCATGTCGGGGGGACCGTCGTCGATCGACCTGCTCAACTACCGGCCGAAGCTGCGCGATTATCACGGGCAAGAATTACCTGACAGCGTGCGGCAGGGGCAACGGATCACGGGCATGACCTCGGGGCAGAAGTCGTTTCCGTGCGTAGCCCCGATGTTCAAGTTCGCGCAGCACGGCAAAGCCGGAACCTGGATCAGCGAGCTGTTGCCGCACACGGCTCAGATCGTGGACCATATCGCGGTCATCAATTCGCTGAATACCGAGGCGATCAATCACGACCCGGCCACGACGTACATTCAAACCGGCGCGCAGCAGCCGGGCCGGCCCAGCCTGGGCTCGTGGCTCAGCTACGGCCTGGGGAGCGAGAATCAGAACCTGCCCGGCTTCGTGGTGATGATCTCGCAAGGGAGCGGCAACAAGACGGATCAGCCACTGTTTTCGCGGCTGTGGGGAAGTGGGTTTATTCCCAGCCTGCATCAAGGGGTGCGTTTCCGCTCGGGTGACGATCCGGTGCTGTACCTGTCGAACCCGCCGGGGGTCGACGCCGCGACGCGGCGCAGAATGCTGGACGGCGTGGGCGAGCTAAACAAGATGGCGGCGCAATCGTTTGGCGATCCCGAGATCAACACCCGTATCGCGCAGTACGAGATGGCCTTCCGCATGCAGTCGAGCGTGCCGGAGCTGACGGACTTCAGCGACGAGCCAAGGCATATCGTCGACATGTACGGCGTCGACGAAACAGGCACCGACGGCGGCTTTGCGCGGAACTGTCTGCTGGCGCGGCGGATGGTCGAGCGTGGTGTGCGCTTCGTGCAGTTGATGCACCGCGGCTGGGACCAGCACAGCAGCCTGCCGAAACAGATTCGCGGGCAATGCAAGGACGTCGACCAGGCGAGCGCGGCACTAGTGAAGGATTTGCACGCCCGGGGGCTCTTGGACGATACGCTTGTGATCTGGGGAGGCGAGTTCGGGCGGACCGTCTACAGCCAGGGTGCGCTGACCAAGGATGATTATGGGCGCGACCATCATGGGCGCTGCTTCAGCCTGTGGATGGCCGGCGGCGGGATCAAAGGGGGCGTCACGCTCGGCGAGACGGACGACCACTGTTACAACATCACGCGCGATCCGGTTCACATCCACGACTTCAACGCCACCGTGCTGCACTGCCTGGGAATCGACCACACGCGTCTGACGTACCGCTTTCAAGGACGCGATTTCCGCCTGACGGACGTGCATGGCAATGTCGTTAATGCGCTGCTGGCGTAG
- a CDS encoding DUF1501 domain-containing protein produces MMAAGEERERGYASAGGLLRSRREILQVGCSSMLSVALAPLLAAQARSAEKSSVAGQTAITVGRPGVPRAKNVLLIFLTGGPSHLDTFDLKPDAPDEVRGPFSPIATDVPGIQFCEHLPLVARHASKLAVVRTMHCNPGLGAHETGTHGMLTGNNELPPGAGLYASRHDWPCYASGLDIVRPGTAELPSGVMLPTYMNFSGAGYCGQNAGMLGAGHDPWQLRRDPNDPKYKGDDSLIMPDGLSISRFDSRRTLLAEIDRQRAALDAHAAVKQFNAQQQAACDTLTAGRLAKAFAFADEPAELRERYGRHIFGQSLLLARRVLQAGVPMVQANMGYAGQWDTHSNNFQGLKQNLLPPLDRAFATLLEDMRSLGMLDETLVILTGEFGRTPKIGGNVGSPTFSPDGRDHWTQCFTSVFAGCGVHGGRTIGTSDKTASLPLTKAFDPRDMGATVYSALGVDLDTEIHDQLGRPLRLNTGQPITPVFNGAEI; encoded by the coding sequence ATGATGGCCGCCGGTGAAGAACGCGAACGAGGTTACGCATCGGCAGGCGGGCTGCTTCGTTCGCGCCGCGAAATCCTGCAAGTCGGCTGCTCGAGCATGCTGTCCGTGGCGCTCGCCCCGCTGTTGGCGGCGCAGGCACGTTCGGCCGAGAAATCGAGCGTGGCCGGGCAAACAGCAATCACTGTGGGACGGCCTGGTGTACCGCGCGCTAAAAACGTGCTGCTGATCTTTCTGACTGGCGGCCCGAGCCATCTCGACACATTCGATCTGAAACCGGATGCGCCGGACGAGGTGCGCGGTCCGTTCTCGCCCATTGCGACCGACGTTCCGGGCATTCAGTTTTGCGAGCATCTGCCGCTGGTGGCTCGGCACGCTAGCAAGCTGGCCGTGGTGCGCACGATGCACTGCAACCCTGGCCTGGGTGCACATGAGACCGGCACGCATGGAATGCTGACCGGCAACAACGAGCTCCCCCCCGGCGCCGGTCTGTATGCTTCGCGCCATGATTGGCCCTGCTATGCGTCAGGACTCGACATCGTGCGTCCCGGTACCGCCGAACTGCCCAGCGGTGTCATGCTGCCGACGTATATGAATTTTTCCGGTGCGGGCTACTGCGGACAGAACGCCGGGATGCTGGGGGCCGGACACGATCCCTGGCAACTGCGCCGCGATCCGAATGATCCGAAGTACAAGGGGGACGACAGCCTGATCATGCCTGACGGGCTGTCGATTTCGCGGTTCGACAGCCGGCGGACGCTACTAGCCGAGATCGATCGCCAGCGCGCGGCGCTCGACGCGCATGCGGCGGTGAAACAATTCAACGCTCAACAGCAGGCGGCATGCGACACACTGACCGCGGGACGGCTGGCCAAGGCCTTTGCATTCGCGGACGAGCCGGCCGAGTTGCGCGAGCGATATGGCCGGCACATCTTCGGACAATCGTTGCTGCTGGCGCGGCGTGTCCTGCAAGCTGGCGTTCCGATGGTGCAGGCCAACATGGGCTACGCCGGACAATGGGACACGCATTCGAATAACTTTCAGGGGCTGAAGCAGAACCTGCTGCCGCCCTTGGATCGCGCTTTCGCCACTTTGCTGGAGGACATGCGATCGCTGGGCATGTTGGACGAAACGCTGGTGATCCTCACAGGTGAATTCGGCCGCACGCCGAAGATCGGCGGTAACGTGGGCTCGCCAACGTTCTCGCCCGACGGTCGCGATCACTGGACGCAATGCTTCACGAGCGTCTTCGCCGGATGCGGCGTGCATGGCGGACGGACGATCGGCACGTCCGACAAGACGGCGTCGTTGCCGCTGACCAAGGCATTCGACCCGCGCGACATGGGGGCCACGGTCTATAGCGCCCTGGGGGTCGATCTCGACACCGAGATTCACGACCAGCTCGGGCGGCCGCTACGGCTGAATACCGGACAGCCGATCACGCCCGTCTTCAACGGCGCCGAGATTTAA
- a CDS encoding TlpA disulfide reductase family protein has product MTSGNATVRHSQRLALSLVLALICANAGRGDEPAQNAKEKRSSVSVVLVDSEGKPIEGADVGYPASLGETSRIAAKRDGTEWEYGNHQRSNEAGVATFPELSAQEHAFAIVARHERRKLMAIATVDSEKVDRPIRMTLVPEREVVGHWTCEELTALGRDLAREGRAGLVEIDFFVGKKFAIAIAFAEPEFRLALPPGEYKLQAKAGLTHFVEKTFVVTSQSDVQQLATFNLPVTQATLLEGQTAPDLPDVVAWKNGPAVKLSELRGQVVVLDFWGYWCGACVVDMPKLFAAHDKYHDQGLTIIGVHTDLGNDEEEPVDTVERLDARLTSTRQKLWKGRDLPFRVALVRGNRTPYGEGIDYDARSAAAAAYGIVGYPTCILIDRRGTVVSSKWAPNEAGIALLEKVLAEK; this is encoded by the coding sequence GTGACGTCTGGTAATGCGACCGTCCGTCATTCGCAACGTCTTGCCCTAAGCCTGGTGCTTGCGCTGATCTGCGCCAACGCCGGGCGCGGCGACGAGCCAGCGCAGAACGCCAAGGAGAAACGAAGCTCGGTTTCGGTCGTACTGGTCGATAGCGAGGGGAAACCGATCGAAGGGGCTGACGTAGGCTATCCGGCCTCGCTGGGAGAGACATCGCGCATTGCCGCGAAGCGCGACGGTACGGAATGGGAATATGGGAACCATCAGCGGTCGAACGAAGCTGGCGTGGCAACATTTCCTGAGCTGTCCGCGCAGGAACATGCCTTTGCGATCGTGGCGCGACATGAACGGCGAAAGCTGATGGCGATCGCCACCGTCGATTCGGAAAAGGTCGACCGGCCGATACGCATGACGCTCGTCCCAGAGCGCGAGGTCGTTGGCCACTGGACGTGCGAAGAACTAACGGCACTGGGGCGCGACTTGGCGCGCGAGGGGCGGGCCGGACTGGTCGAGATCGATTTTTTTGTCGGCAAGAAGTTCGCCATCGCTATCGCGTTCGCCGAACCCGAATTTCGGCTTGCGCTACCGCCAGGGGAATACAAGCTGCAGGCGAAGGCCGGCCTGACGCATTTTGTCGAAAAGACGTTCGTGGTTACGTCGCAATCTGATGTTCAGCAACTGGCGACGTTCAATCTGCCCGTAACGCAGGCGACGTTGCTGGAAGGTCAAACCGCGCCGGATCTTCCTGACGTCGTGGCTTGGAAGAACGGGCCTGCCGTCAAATTGTCCGAGCTGCGTGGACAAGTGGTCGTGCTCGATTTCTGGGGATATTGGTGCGGCGCCTGCGTTGTTGACATGCCCAAGCTCTTCGCGGCACACGACAAGTACCATGATCAAGGACTGACGATCATCGGTGTGCATACGGATCTTGGCAACGACGAAGAAGAACCGGTCGACACGGTCGAACGACTCGACGCGCGCCTGACGTCGACGCGCCAGAAGCTGTGGAAGGGGCGCGACCTTCCTTTTCGCGTAGCGCTGGTTCGCGGCAATCGAACGCCGTACGGCGAAGGGATCGACTATGACGCGCGCAGCGCGGCGGCGGCAGCGTACGGCATCGTGGGTTATCCCACTTGCATCTTGATCGACCGCCGCGGAACCGTCGTGTCGTCGAAATGGGCGCCGAACGAGGCTGGAATTGCGCTTTTGGAAAAGGTGTTGGCCGAAAAGTAA
- a CDS encoding NeuD/PglB/VioB family sugar acetyltransferase, giving the protein MRQIVLIGGGDHASEIIGAARLSGMSVTGIYDDDSNLWGQSICDVLVKGPVDQAVHTGLPAVLSSADPVHRRELAEHLKLSWVTVIHPKAVVERYAHLELGCVVLDGAVVQPGVRMGAHVVVGAKSTVAHDCILGDYVHMQPGVQLAGYVEVGEGASLGGGAVVIPKVRIGRWSTISVASVLIHDVSDFTSVAGVPAKEITVPTAILSEPRLDYGRMQTG; this is encoded by the coding sequence ATGCGCCAAATCGTCTTGATCGGCGGCGGAGATCACGCTTCCGAGATTATTGGCGCCGCCCGCCTATCGGGCATGTCGGTCACCGGCATCTACGACGACGATAGCAACCTCTGGGGACAATCGATCTGCGATGTCCTGGTCAAAGGGCCTGTCGATCAGGCGGTTCACACCGGTTTGCCCGCCGTTCTCTCCAGTGCCGATCCCGTCCACCGCCGCGAACTGGCCGAGCATCTCAAGCTGAGCTGGGTCACCGTGATTCATCCCAAGGCCGTGGTCGAGCGATACGCGCACCTGGAACTGGGCTGCGTCGTCCTGGACGGGGCCGTGGTTCAGCCGGGCGTGCGGATGGGTGCCCATGTCGTTGTCGGCGCCAAATCGACCGTCGCGCACGATTGTATTCTCGGCGATTACGTACACATGCAACCCGGCGTGCAATTGGCCGGCTACGTCGAGGTCGGAGAGGGAGCATCGCTGGGCGGTGGCGCGGTCGTGATCCCCAAAGTCAGGATTGGTCGTTGGAGCACGATCAGCGTCGCTTCGGTCTTAATTCACGACGTGTCCGATTTCACCAGTGTTGCGGGCGTTCCCGCCAAAGAGATCACCGTTCCCACCGCGATTCTCTCCGAACCGCGGCTGGATTACGGGCGGATGCAAACGGGATAG